The following are from one region of the Osmerus mordax isolate fOsmMor3 chromosome 1, fOsmMor3.pri, whole genome shotgun sequence genome:
- the LOC136941136 gene encoding ninjurin-1-like, whose translation MATENMEMNGDADREIGEEVPRPGRWRQRAEGPINMNHYANKKSAAESMLDVALLMANASQLKAVLEQGPGPFYVPLVTLISLSLTMQILVGILLIFIVKWNLNDERMHFRLNVLENIATVLVFIIVIVNVFITAFGVQSPKMRA comes from the exons ATGGCGACCGAaaacatggaaatgaatggcgATGCCGACAGAGAGATTGGAGAGGAG GTGCCGCGCCCGGGCCGCTGGCGGCAGCGGGCGGAGGGGCCAATCAACATGAACCACTACGCCAACAAGAAGAGCGCGGCGGAGAGCATGCTGGACGTGGCGCTGCTGATGGCCAACGCCTCCCAGCTGAAGGCGGTCCTGGAACAGGGACCCGGCCCCTTCTACGTCCCTCTCGTCACCCTCATCAGCCTCTCCCTCACCATGCAGATCCTGGTGGGCATTCTGCTCATCTTCATCG TGAAGTGGAATCTGAACGACGAGCGCATGCACTTCAGGTTGAACGTCCTGGAGAACATAGCCACTGTACTCGtcttcatcatcgtcatcgtcaACGTCTTCATCACTGCTTTTGGCGTTCAGAGTCCCAAAATGAGAGCTTGA
- the LOC136941877 gene encoding LOW QUALITY PROTEIN: serine/threonine-protein kinase WNK2-like (The sequence of the model RefSeq protein was modified relative to this genomic sequence to represent the inferred CDS: inserted 1 base in 1 codon; substituted 1 base at 1 genomic stop codon) yields MDSGDDTNSDSAQGATFSSVPNLDSGRNTNIHIYENGADRNMDNIENASLRGASDPSAYPSSDYRGMVRQRFIRRNLWFSDTDDQVLDSPECVNSNPVFSIHLRTIVDRTRTRALGPRVGLQQISSSESHVEQKDSATESANADEEKERSETDQKSASASDITGKAGSDENEEDAGIKAVSTSPGGRFLKFDIELGRGSFKTVYKGLDTDTWVEVAWCELQERKLSKMERQRFKEEAEMLKALQHPNIVRFYDFWESPVKGKKCIVLVTELMTSGTLKTYLKRFKVMKPKVLRSWCRQILKGLHFLHTRGPPIIHRDLKCDNIFITGPTGSVKIGDLGLATLKRASFAKSVIGTPEFMAPEMYEEHYDEAVDVYAFGMCMLEMATSEYPYSECQNAAQIYRKVTSGVKPASYGKVSDPEIKEIIGECICNRREERYSIKELLNHAFFAEDTGVRVELAEEDDGQKACIALKLWVEDPKKLKGKYKDSGVIEFTFDLEKETPEGVAQEMVESGFFLDSDMKILGKSIRDRVALIKWRRERRVPGKSSSTEQNLLQVPTAGLPKAAPLGLVEPEEPEADQCTLICPVPAQASSATSDSGADSTVLLDSLISQHSAPYQSLPEPISTVQMVYSPPAQPHPELHQGAYPQPTAQPPQDDYSQATATQLHQGAYQQPTAQLHQGAYQQPTAQLHQGAYQSPQDAPLLPDSRMCLGANMCMRRGSTSLIEMLRCRANSLPKTLAAPHSSLGPHRNLGLPPEVLDLGQKAHDHPHNPSALPPHLSCHLHHLCHHHPHPWSYCDSANQLHSAIQLLSQQQQHPPEDRPAPSYRLAPPSPMKARPHVPSSTSPGAPPPGHLSPLASPRAVCEDGDLTLLNHCLHHIVSGRSRSLTLPFCPAHSPAVSPALSPTISPLVSPTHRPSNRTFSLAEHTAPPPNHSPYQEMTLLVRTHDSEGRPAPQAHPGPLPGPDLAETPVRQVGAPLEPQGEAPVLAMVHSAPPVVQASSWRPDVEPANTADRTVTQSPVPASLASSTAPASAPASFPTSAPAPAPASAPAPPSAPASAPAPASAPGLHNVGFQTASQVLGCASLATTQLNLETANTSSSFQPEQSHEELPQDRPTALPSYAYDSFSSDVASGKETSDGYDSFASAGKGEGKPRKHHRKSSRTRSRQEKASKPKLSMLNVCNTGDKMVECQLETHNHKMVTFKFDLDGDAPEEIATYMVENGFILHIEKEIFIDQLKDIVDKAEDMLNEDGEGETSSALGDSPQLGHISGGSRRESLTPGSSQPVYQQNVLHTGKRWFIICPVEENTTLSLETSDGTTKAQADGTTTAQSPGSAAPGQLADSGAACPARSRGESSSTVSGGSGGYGYDVYSLCXPPIMSNIDPLFLASLSPAPPPERGLWRPRPSPGRSRHSQPQLRPPRGRPGAVSPVPALPPPPPTARHMAEMTSVVEDVPCCPLVMPLSLDVSGGAPAGSPFTPLPPQDTTVPRDAPPSSYPQGDRAQQTPVVLQQPFASVGGAKAPSLPQSPAPSQSGAGPGESDGEGRMGRGSFVDSTIKTLDEKLRNLLYQEYAPMYPSGSAADTPGSGTEYVQSPPGPESAAGGSGNSTPGPMGEGRYRTGEQLPQIPERMDSLSTLSDSAVSASMSRHVVPHSVSCTGTRGRFKVVSGQVDVVSRGELKTRSWTVAASPAPPGGHASDYTPGQVETTPSCTTIGRFAVVSAEDDVTLRQRNSRYSAPPDFYLDTPPPLAKRGSLPRAQTSGSVPVDVTVHAHARFLSSDSGAESSPAKMAPATPSRHARSERRGSDLMKRAVAFLRRSGRSSSVQSSDSPSRAGGVQGSVCVSSDNDSEVEDSDMKRELQRLREKHLKEISELQANQRDEVELLYQRLGKAPPPGLGLSHTAPPTGRRKRPSKHKLKAGKLLSPLVQQFRNAKSKSSDASKTSEXEGDSEPTVSLNGSPARAPVLEGSGSVSGHPQPSTPQPPPSTPQPVQTQQPCSLKGSLSSDNIYAGLQGEGTGPHGPPVQGWPPYPHPSERVTYKSSSKPRARFLSGPVSLSIWTTLKRLCLGKERGSRSGAGPGASNLPPQQQAASSTPPPHRPVGGLAQAQANNSNNKTGTYPGAYLGPRGGSMTEDLHRLVDDWALEVLAASRRPRLGSLGLRRQERRDEEAATTRSRLASVPAAPASTARGRTGPQLPLSWPMIDRHPSALLGGPSAGFATGCARPEPEGLLPTPLWPGLLSPLSSRVFTFPAMPPAWGAPAPPYEPPDPKTRTI; encoded by the exons ATGGATTCAGGGGACGACACTAACTCCGATTCGGCGCAGGGAGCTACATTCTCATCGGTGCCCAATTTAGACTCCGGCAGAAATACGAACATTCATATTTATGAGAATGGGGCAGACCGGAATATGGACAACATTGAGAATGCTTCGCTGCGGGGTGCAAGCGACCCCAGCGCTTATCCCTCTTCGGATTACCGGGGCATGGTCCGCCAGAGGTTCATTCGCCGAAATTTGTGGTTTTCTGACACAGATGACCAAGTCCTCGATTCACCAGAATGTGTCAACAGCAATCCAGTGTTCAGCATACACTTGCGTACCATCGTGGACCGAACTCGAACCAGGGCACTCGGTCCACGCGTGGGCTTACAGCAGATCTCAAGCTCCGAGAGTCATGTGGAACAAAAGGACAGTGCCACGGAAAGTGCGAACGCGgacgaggagaaagagaggagcgaGACCGATCAGAAGTCAGCTTCGGCCTCTGATATCACCGGTAAAGCGGGCAGCGATGAGAACGAGGAGGATGCCGGGATAAAGGCTGTGTCCACCTCACCCGGGGGGCGCTTTCTGAAGTTCGACATTGAGCTCGGCAGAGGGTCTTTCAAGACGGTTTATAAAGGCCTTGACACTGACACCTGGGTTGAAGTAGCCTGGTGTGAACTTCAG GAGCGCAAGCTGTCCAAAATGGAGAGGCAGCGCTttaaggaggaggcagagatgcTGAAAGCTCTCCAGCACCCCAACATTGTGCGTTTCTACGACTTCTGGGAGTCGCCAGTGAAAGGCAAGAAGTGTATCGTCCTGGTGACCGAGCTCATGACCTCAGGGACACTCAAAAC GTACCTGAAGCGCTTCAAGGTGATGAAGCCCAAGGTTCTGAGGAGCTGGTGTCGTCAGATCCTGAAAGGTCTCCACTTCCTGCACACCAGGGGACCACCCATCATCCACCGAGACCTCAAGTGCGACAACATCTTCATCACCGGCCCCACCGGCTCCGTCAAGATCGGAGACCTGGGATTGGCCACGCTCAAGAGAGCCTCCTTCGCCAAGAGTGTCATTG GTACCCCGGAGTTCATGGCTCCGGAGATGTACGAGGAGCACTACGACGAGGCTGTGGACGTGTACGCCTTCGGGATGTGCATGTTGGAGATGGCCACCTCAGAATACCCCTACTCCGAGTGCCAGAACGCCGCCCAGATCTACCGCAAAGTCACCAGC ggGGTGAAACCAGCCAGCTATGGGAAGGTCAGCGACCCAGAGATCAAGGAGATCATTGGGGAGTGTATCTGCAACCggcgggaggagag GTACTCCATCAAGGAACTCCTGAACCACGCCTTCTTCGCCGAGGACACGGGCGTGAGGGTGGAGCTGGCGGAGGAGGACGACGGGCAGAAGGCGTGCATCGCCCTGAAGCTGTGGGTGGAGGACCCCAAGAAGCTGAAGGGGAAGTACAAGGACAGCGGAGTCATCGAGTTCACCTTTGACCTGGAGAAGGAGACCCCGGAGGGCGTGGCCCAGGAAATG GTGGAGTCAGGATTCTTCCTGGACAGCGATATGAAGATCCTAGGGAAGTCCATACGGGACCGTGTGGCCCTCATCaagtggaggagggagcggAGAGTCCCGGGGAAGAGCTCCAGTACCGAGCAGAACCTGCTGCAGGTTCCCACGGCAGGCCTGCCCAAGGCTGCTCCTCTGGGCCTGGTGGAGCCGGAGGAACCGGAGGCCGACCAGTGCACCTTGATCTGCCCTGTGCCCGCCCAGGCCTCATCTGCCACgt CTGACAGTGGAGCAGATTCCACGGTGCTGCTGGATTCTTTGATCAGCCAGCACAGCGCCCCCTACCAGTCCCTGCCAGAGCCCATCTCCACGGTCCAGATGGTCTACAGCCCCCCTGCACAGCCCCACCCTGAGCTGCACCAGGGAGCCTACCCGCAGCCCACTGCACAACCCCCTCAAGACGACTATTCACAAGCTACA GCCACTCAGCTGCACCAGGGGGCCTATCAACAACCTACCGCGCAGCTGCACCAGGGGGCCTATCAACAACCTACCGCGCAGCTGCACCAGGGGGCCTACCAGTCTCCACAG GAtgcccccctccttccagacAGCAGGATGTGTCTGGGTGCCAACATGTGCATGAGACGTGGCAGTACCTCACTAATTGAGATGTTGCGTTGTAGGGCCAACTCCCTCCCTAAGACTCTAGCTGCCCCCCACTCCTCTTTGGGTCCCCACCGGAACCTAGGGCTCCCCCCCGAGGTGTTGGACCTGGGGCAGAAAGCCCACGACCACCCCCACAACCCCTCCgcactgcctccacacctctcctgCCATCTTCATCACCTCTGTCATCATCACCCCCACCCGTGGTCCTACTGTGACTCGGCCAATCAGCTGCATTCGGCCATCCAGCTGCTgtctcagcagcagcagcaccctcCAGAAGACCGCCCCGCCCCCTCGTACCGGTTGGCCCCGCCCTCCCCGATGAAAGCGAGGCCGCACGTCCCTTCATCCACCTCCCCGGGGGCCCCGCCCCCCGGACACCTGTCGCCGCTGGCGTCGCCGAGGGCCGTGTGTGAAGACGGAGACCTCACCCTGCTGAACCACTGCCTCCACCACATCGTCAGCGGGCGGAGCCGCTCCCTCACCTTGCCCTTCTGCCCCGCCCACAGCCCGGCCGTGAGCCCCGCCCTCAGCCCTACCATCAGCCCCCTCGTTAGCCCCACTCACAGACCGTCAAACCGCACCTTCTCATtggctgagcacacagccccaccccccaaccattCACCGTACCAGGAAATGACCCTTCTCGTACGGACTCATGACAGCGAGGGCCGGCCG gccccccaggcTCACCCCGGTCCCCTTCCCGGGCCAGACTTGGCAGAGACACCTGTCCGCCAG GTTGGTGCCCCACTGGAGCCCCAAGGAGAAGCTCCGGTTCTGGCCATGGTCCACTCTGCACCCCCTGTGGTCCAGGCTTCATCCTGGAGGCCCGACGTGGAGCCAGCGAACACAGCAGACCGGACTGTCACTCAGAGTCCAGTCCCGGCCTCCTTAGCCTCAagcacagccccagcctcagcaccagcctcatttccaacctcagccccagctCCAG ccccagcctcagccccagccccaccctcagccccagcttcagccccagccccagcctcagccccaggtcTGCACAACGTTGGCTTCCAGACAGCATCTCAGGTGCTGGGCTGCGCCAGCCTGGCAACGACTCAGCTAAACCTGGAGACTGCAAATACATCCTCCTCCTTTCAACCAGAACAGAGCCACGAG GAGCTGCCTCAGGACAGGCCCACTGCCCTGCCCAGCTATGCCTACGACAG TTTCAGCTCAGACGTGGCATCAGGGAAGGAGACGAGTGATGGGTATGACAGTTTTGCGAGTGCGGGGAAAGGCGAGGGGAAGCCCAGGAAACATCACCGCAAATCGTCCCGCACGCGCTCACGCCAGGAGAAGGCCAGCAAGCCCAAACTGAGCATGCTCAAT GTATGCAACACCGGGGACAAGATGGTGGAGTGTCAGCTGGAGACCCACAACCACAAAATGGTGACTTTCAAGTTCGACTTGGACGGAGACGCCCCTGAGGAGATCGCCACCTACATG GTGGAGAATGGCTTCATCCTCCACATAGAGAAGGAGATCTTCATAGACCAGTTAAAGGACATTGTGGACAAGGCTGAAGACATGCTGAATgaggacggggagggggagacgagcTCAGCCCTGGGGGACAGTCCCCAGCTGGGGCACATCTCTGGGGGGTCAcgaagagag AGTCTAACACCTGGATCCTCTCAGCCTGTCTACCAGCAGAATG tCCTTCACACAGGGAAGAGGTGGTTCATCATCTGTCCCGTAGAGGAGAACACCACTTTAAGTCTGGAGACCTCTGACGGGACTACAAAAGCACAGGCCGACGGAACTACAACCGCACAGTCCCCTGGGAGTGCAGCCCCGGGCCAGCTTGCTGACAGTGGCGCTGCATGTCCTGCA aggtcaagAGGCGAGTCTTCATCGACTGTGTCCGGGGGCAGCGGGGGTTATGGCTACGACGTCTATAGCCTCT AGCCCCCGATCATGTCCAACATAGACCCCCTCTTCCTGGCCTCGTTGTCCCCCGCCCCGCCTCCAGAGAGGGGCCTCTGGCGGCCCCGGCCCAGCCCAGGACGCAGCCGTCACAGCCAGCCACAGCTCC GACCCCCCAGGGGGCGCCCGGGGGCCGTCTCCCCCGTGCCcgccctgcccccgcccccccccaccgcccgccACATGGCCGAGATGACGAGCGTGGTGGAGGACGTGCCCTGCTGCCCGCTGGTCATGCCCCTTTCCCTCGACGTGAGCGGCGGTGCCCCGGCAGggtcccccttcacccccctgcccccccaggacACCACAGTGCCCCGCGATGCCCCGCCTTCCTCCTATCCCCAAGGAGACCGTGCCCAGCAGACCCCCGTGGTGCTCCAGCAGCCCTTCGCCAGTGTGGGCGGAGCCAAGGCGCCCTCCTTGCCCCAGAGCCCCGCCCCCTCGCAGTCAGGGGCAGGGCCTGGGGAGTCTgacggggaggggaggatggggcgGGGCAGCTTTGTGGACAGCACCATAAAGACCCTGGATGAGAAGCTGAGGAACCTGCTGTACCAGGAGTATGCCCCCATGTACCCCTCGGGCAGTGCCGCTGACACCCCCGGCTCTGGGACGGAGTACGTCCAGTCCCCCCCCGGGCCCGAGAGCGCTGCTGGGGGGTCGGGTAACAGCACCCCCGGACCCATGGGGGAGGGACGCTATCGTACAGGGGAACAACTG cccCAGATCCCAGAAAGGATGGACAGTTTGAGCACGCTCAGTGATTCAGCCGTGAGTG CTTCCATGTCCAGACACGTGGTGCcccactctgtgtcctgcacaGGAACCAGGGGAAGGTTCAAG GTGGTGTCAGGCCAGGTGGACGTGGTCAGCAGAGGAGAGCTGAAAACGAGGAGCTGGACCGTCGCTGCGTCTCCCGCGCCCCCCGGTGGCCACGCCTCAGACTACACCCCGGGCCAGGTCGAGACCACGCCCTCCTGCACCACCATCGGCCGCTTCGCCGTGGTCAGCGCCGAGGATGACGTCACCCTCCGCCAGCGAAACAGCCGCTACTCCGCCCCGCCCGACTTCTACCTGGACACGCCCCCTCCCCTGGCCAAGCGCGGCTCGCTGCCTCGGGCCCAGACCTCCGGGTCAGTCCCCGTGGACGTCAccgtgcacgcacacgcacgcttcCTGTCCTCCGACTCGGGGGCGGAGAGCAGCCCCGCCAAGATGGCACCGGCCACGCCCTCCCGCCACGCCCGCTCTGAGCGCAGGGGGAGTGACCTGATGAAGAGGGCGGTGGCCTTCCTGCGGCGCTCGGGGCGGAGCAGCAGCGTGCAGAGCTCTGATTCGCCGAGCCGGGCCGGGGGGGTGCAGGGCTCGGTCTGCGTGAGCAGCGATAACGACTCGGAGGTGGAAGACTCGGACATGAAGAGAGAACTGCAGAGACTCCGGGAGAA ACACCTGAAAGAGATCTCAGAGCTGCAGGCCAACCAGAGAGACGAGGTCGAGCTGCTGTACCAGCGCCTGGGTaaagcccctcccccaggacttggcctgtcacacacagcgccccctacaggcaggaggaagaggcccAGCAAGCACAAGTTGAAGGCAGGCAAGCTGCTCAGCCCTCTGGTGCAGCAGTTCAGGAACGCCAAGTCCAAGAGCAGCGATGCCAGCAAGACCAGTGAGTAGGAGGGCGACTCtgaac CCACAGTGAGCTTGAACGGTTCCCCGGCCAGAGCACCGGTCCTGGAGGGCAGCGGCTCGGTCTCGGGCCACCCtcaaccctccaccccccagcctccaccctccaccccccagcccgtCCAGACCCAGCAGCCCTGCTCCCTCAAGGGCTCCCTCTCCTCAGACAACATCTACGCagggctgcagggagagggcaCTGGTCCGCACGGCCCTCCCGTCCAAG GCTGGCCTCCCTACCCTCACCCGTCTGAGAGGGTCACCTATAAGTCCAGTAGCAAGCCGCGCGCTAGATTCCTCAGTGGGCCTGTGTCTCTTTCCATCT GGACAACCCTGAAGAGGCTTTGCCTGGGCAAAGAGCGCGGCAGTC gttCTGGAGCAGGACCCGGTGCGTCCAATCTGCCCCCGCAGCAGCAGGCAGCgagctccaccccccctcctcaccggcCAGTAGGGGGACTGGCACAAGCCCAggccaacaacagcaacaacaagacAGGCACCTACCCGGGCGCCTACCTGGGCCCCAGAGGGGGGTCCATGACGGAGGACCTCCACCGCCTGGTGGACGACTGGGCCCTGGAGGTGCTGGCGGCCAGCCGGCGTCCGCGTCTCGGCTCCCTCGGCCTCCGCAGGCAGGAGCGCCGGGACGAGGAGGCAGCCACCACCAGGAGCCGTCTAGCGAGCGTTCCCGCC GCACCAGCCAGCACGGCTCGGGGCCGTACAGGCCCccagctccccctctcctggccCATGATTGACAGGCACCCGTCAGCGCTGTTGGGCGGCCCCTCAGCAGGCTTCGCTACGGGCTGCGCGAGGCCGGAACCTGAGGGGCTTCTTCCCACGCCCCTCTGGCCTggcctgctctcccccctctcctcacggGTCTTCACCTTCCCTGCCATGCCCCCTGCCTGGGGGGCACCTGCTCCCCCTTACGAGCCCCCGGACCCCAAAACCAggaccatctga